Proteins from a genomic interval of Nitrosomonas sp.:
- the rapZ gene encoding RNase adapter RapZ: protein MKIVIISGLSGSGKSVALNVLEDAGYYCVDNLPAPMLVDLVSLLQQQGYAHIAVAVDIRSGDSITALPRQIDVLERQSIETKLVFFNARTDILIQRFSETRRRHPLTDENITLDEAIRREREALASLGALGHHIDTSSLQPNTLRIFVKEFITDSNPTAQLTLLFESFGFKYGIPLDADLVFDVRCIPNPHYDPRLRDLTGQSPEVIRFLEAQPEVPKMVIDIRHFLDTWLPVYMRDNRVYLTVAIGCTGGQHRSVYFAETLAAYFRDLTHVLIRHRSLTEAATAHTRK, encoded by the coding sequence ATGAAGATTGTCATCATCAGCGGTTTGTCTGGTTCGGGTAAAAGCGTTGCGCTCAACGTGCTGGAAGATGCGGGGTATTACTGTGTTGATAATTTACCGGCACCCATGCTGGTTGATCTGGTGTCTTTGTTGCAACAACAGGGCTATGCGCATATCGCCGTAGCGGTCGATATTCGTAGCGGTGACAGCATTACCGCTTTGCCCCGTCAGATTGATGTGCTCGAACGTCAGTCGATTGAAACCAAGCTCGTTTTTTTTAATGCGCGAACCGACATCCTCATTCAACGTTTTTCCGAAACGCGGCGCAGACATCCGCTGACGGATGAAAATATTACGCTTGATGAGGCAATTCGGCGTGAACGTGAGGCATTGGCATCATTGGGGGCACTGGGTCACCATATTGATACCAGTTCACTGCAACCTAATACGCTGCGTATCTTTGTCAAGGAATTCATCACCGACAGCAATCCAACTGCACAGCTGACGCTACTGTTTGAATCATTTGGCTTTAAGTACGGTATTCCACTCGATGCCGATCTGGTGTTTGATGTGCGCTGTATTCCCAATCCGCATTATGATCCCCGCCTGCGGGATTTGACTGGTCAGTCTCCCGAAGTTATTCGTTTTCTGGAGGCACAACCGGAGGTTCCTAAAATGGTGATCGATATTCGTCATTTTCTCGATACCTGGTTGCCGGTATACATGCGTGATAATCGTGTTTATCTGACAGTCGCAATCGGCTGTACCGGCGGTCAGCATCGATCCGTCTATTTTGCTGAAACTCTGGCGGCTTACTTTCGTGATCTCACGCATGTGTTGATACGCCATCGCAGTCTGACTGAGGCGGCTACCGCTCACACTCGTAAATAA